From Salinibacterium sp. ZJ450, one genomic window encodes:
- the dnaA gene encoding chromosomal replication initiator protein DnaA yields the protein MSDEPDSTGAIWRSVLARLGTDDRITPQLHGFINLVEPKGVLSGTLYLEVPNELTRGMLEQRIRVPLLNALGELGDNSVQNFAIVVNPEIQQDVLEQPIREQPEQPYIEPAVVPALHDTGANRRSDSRLNPKYSFDNFVIGGSNRFAHAAAVAVAEAPAKAYNPLFIYGGSGLGKTHLLHAIGHYSESLYPGIRVRYVSSEEFTNDFINSIANNRASVFQSRYREIDILLIDDIQFLQGKDSTQEAFFHTFNTLHDHNKQLVITSDLPPKHLTGFEDRMRSRFEWGLITDVQAPDLETRIAILRKKAQSEKLKVPDDILEFMASKVSSNIRELEGTLIRVTAFANLNRTPVDMQLVQTVLKDLITLDDDNVIAPVDIINHTAAYFKLTVDDLYGSSRSQAVATARQIAMYLCREMTNLSLPKIGQLFGNRDHTTVMYANKKISELMKERRSIYNQVTELTSRIKQNHRFNKM from the coding sequence AACCGGAGCAATCTGGAGATCGGTACTCGCTCGGCTCGGCACTGACGACCGCATCACCCCCCAGTTGCACGGTTTCATCAACCTGGTCGAGCCCAAGGGCGTACTGTCGGGCACTCTCTATCTGGAGGTGCCGAACGAGCTGACGCGGGGCATGCTCGAGCAGCGCATCAGGGTTCCGCTGCTGAATGCCCTCGGCGAACTGGGCGATAACAGCGTGCAGAACTTCGCGATCGTGGTGAATCCCGAGATTCAACAGGACGTCCTGGAACAGCCGATCCGCGAGCAGCCTGAGCAGCCATACATCGAACCGGCCGTCGTGCCGGCGCTGCACGATACGGGCGCGAACCGGCGTTCCGACAGCCGGCTGAACCCGAAGTACAGCTTTGACAACTTCGTGATCGGCGGATCCAACCGGTTCGCCCATGCCGCGGCCGTCGCTGTGGCCGAGGCGCCGGCGAAGGCATACAACCCGCTCTTCATTTATGGCGGGTCCGGGCTCGGCAAGACGCACCTTCTGCATGCGATCGGTCACTATTCCGAGTCGCTGTATCCCGGCATCCGGGTTCGGTATGTCTCCAGCGAAGAGTTCACCAACGACTTCATCAACTCGATCGCGAACAACCGGGCCTCGGTGTTCCAGTCGCGCTACCGCGAGATCGACATCCTGCTGATCGACGACATCCAGTTCCTCCAGGGCAAGGACTCCACCCAGGAGGCCTTCTTCCACACCTTCAACACGCTGCACGATCACAACAAGCAGTTGGTGATCACCAGTGACCTGCCGCCGAAACACCTCACCGGCTTCGAAGACCGGATGCGGTCGCGGTTCGAGTGGGGTCTGATCACCGACGTGCAGGCACCTGATCTGGAGACCCGCATCGCGATCCTCCGGAAGAAGGCGCAGAGCGAGAAGCTCAAGGTGCCGGACGACATCCTCGAATTCATGGCATCGAAGGTGTCCTCGAACATCCGCGAGCTCGAGGGGACGCTGATTCGGGTCACCGCGTTCGCCAATCTCAATCGCACCCCGGTCGATATGCAGCTGGTGCAGACGGTGTTGAAAGACCTCATCACTCTTGACGACGACAATGTCATCGCGCCGGTCGACATCATCAATCACACGGCGGCCTACTTCAAGCTCACCGTCGACGACCTGTATGGCTCGTCGCGGTCGCAGGCTGTCGCCACCGCGCGCCAGATTGCGATGTACCTCTGCCGTGAGATGACCAATTTGTCATTGCCGAAAATCGGCCAGCTGTTCGGAAACCGCGACCACACCACGGTGATGTACGCGAACAAGAAGATCAGCGAGCTCATGAAGGAGCGGCGCTCGATCTACAACCAGGTGACCGAGCTCACCAGCCGCATCAAACAGAACCACCGCTTCAACAAGATGTAA